Proteins encoded in a region of the Agromyces protaetiae genome:
- a CDS encoding proline--tRNA ligase, producing the protein MPTRLTNFFLRTLREDPADAEVVSHKLLVRAGYIRRQAPGIFAWLPLGLRVKGKIERIIREEMEAAGAHEVHFPALLPREPYEVTNRWTEYGDALFRLQDRRETDYLLAPTHEEVFTLLVKDLYSSYKDLPLTIYQIQDKYRDEARPRAGLLRGREFTMKDAYSFDVSDEGLDASYQAQRDAYERIFSRLGLEYVIVQADAGAMGGSKSEEFLHPTPVGEDTFVRSAGGYAANVEAFTTVAPDPIPFDGLPAAVVLDSPNTPTIATLVDLANAEYPRPDGRDWTAADTLKNVVLALTHVDGAREIVVVGLPGDRDVDMKRVEVAFSPAEVEAATEADFARNPGLVKGYIGPWSPDGAVLGAESSTGIRYLVDPRVVDGTEWITGANLDEKHVFGLVAGRDFVADGTIEAADVRAGDPAPDGSGPVELARGMEIGHVFQLGRKYAEALGLKVLDENGKLATVTMGSYGIGVTRILAIIAELHNDDKGLIWPPSVAPFDVHVLATGKDPAVFDAADRIVGELETAGFDVLYDDRPKLSPGVKFADAELIGVPKIVIAGRGVAEGVVEVWDRATGERTQVAIGEVRSALGA; encoded by the coding sequence GTGCCCACACGCCTGACGAACTTCTTCCTCCGCACGCTCCGTGAAGACCCCGCCGACGCCGAGGTGGTGAGCCACAAGCTGCTCGTGCGCGCCGGCTACATCCGGCGCCAGGCGCCGGGCATCTTCGCGTGGCTGCCGCTCGGTCTCCGGGTGAAGGGCAAGATCGAGCGCATCATCCGTGAGGAGATGGAGGCCGCGGGCGCCCACGAGGTGCACTTCCCGGCGCTGTTGCCGCGCGAGCCGTACGAGGTGACGAACCGCTGGACCGAGTACGGCGACGCGCTCTTCCGGCTGCAGGACCGTCGCGAGACCGACTACCTGCTCGCCCCCACACACGAAGAGGTGTTCACGCTCCTGGTGAAGGATCTGTACTCCTCGTACAAGGACCTGCCGCTCACGATCTACCAGATCCAGGACAAGTACCGCGACGAGGCGCGCCCGCGTGCGGGGCTGCTCCGCGGGCGTGAGTTCACGATGAAGGACGCGTACTCGTTCGACGTCTCGGACGAGGGGCTGGATGCCTCGTACCAGGCGCAGCGCGACGCGTACGAGCGGATCTTCTCGCGGCTCGGCCTCGAGTACGTCATCGTGCAGGCCGACGCCGGCGCCATGGGCGGCTCCAAGTCGGAGGAGTTCCTGCACCCCACGCCTGTCGGCGAGGACACCTTCGTGCGATCGGCGGGTGGCTATGCGGCGAACGTGGAGGCGTTCACGACGGTCGCGCCCGATCCGATCCCGTTCGACGGGCTGCCCGCAGCGGTGGTGCTCGATTCGCCGAACACGCCGACCATCGCGACCCTCGTCGATCTCGCGAACGCCGAGTACCCGCGTCCTGACGGCCGCGACTGGACCGCGGCCGACACGCTCAAGAACGTCGTGCTCGCGCTCACCCACGTCGACGGCGCGCGCGAGATCGTCGTCGTCGGACTGCCCGGTGACCGCGACGTGGACATGAAGCGGGTCGAGGTCGCCTTCTCGCCGGCCGAGGTGGAGGCGGCGACCGAGGCCGACTTCGCCCGCAACCCCGGCCTCGTGAAGGGCTACATCGGGCCGTGGTCGCCCGACGGCGCAGTGCTCGGTGCCGAGTCGTCGACCGGCATCCGCTACCTCGTCGACCCGCGCGTGGTCGACGGCACCGAGTGGATCACGGGCGCCAACCTCGACGAGAAGCACGTGTTCGGGCTCGTCGCGGGTCGAGATTTCGTCGCCGACGGCACCATCGAGGCGGCCGACGTGCGCGCGGGGGACCCCGCGCCCGACGGCTCGGGCCCGGTCGAGCTCGCCCGCGGCATGGAGATCGGGCACGTCTTCCAGCTCGGCCGCAAGTACGCCGAGGCGCTGGGTTTGAAGGTGCTCGACGAGAACGGCAAGCTCGCGACCGTCACGATGGGCTCGTACGGCATCGGTGTCACGCGCATCCTCGCGATCATCGCGGAGTTGCACAATGACGACAAGGGCCTCATCTGGCCCCCGTCGGTCGCGCCGTTCGACGTGCACGTGCTCGCGACGGGCAAGGACCCGGCCGTGTTCGACGCCGCCGACCGGATCGTCGGCGAGCTGGAGACGGCCGGGTTCGACGTGCTCTACGACGACCGCCCGAAGCTGTCGCCCGGGGTGAAGTTCGCCGACGCCGAGCTCATCGGTGTGCCGAAGATCGTGATCGCGGGCCGCGGGGTCGCCGAAGGCGTCGTCGAGGTCTGGGATCGCGCGACCGGCGAACGCACGCAGGTGGCGATCGGCGAGGTGCGGTCCGCGCTCGGTGCGTGA
- the nusA gene encoding transcription termination factor NusA: MDIDLSVLRMMEREKEIPFDELVQIIEQAILMAYLKHTNPGQHGHANPDGARAHLDRKTGHVSVYVPERDEDGEVIGEVEDSPSDFGRIAAFAAKQVINQRLRDLADDAVLGEFRGREGDIVAGVIQQGPNPRMVHIDLGTVEAILPPEEQIPGEEYPHGQRIRVYVTSVAKGPKGPSITVSRTHPALVRKLFALEVPEIASGVVEIVSLAREAGHRTKIAVRANQPGVNAKGACIGELGQRVRAVTSELGSEKIDIVDWNEDLATFVASALSPAKVTSAFVIDESMKAVRALVPDYQLSLAIGKEGQNARLAAKLTGAKIDIQPDSVLDEA; encoded by the coding sequence ATGGATATCGACCTCAGCGTGCTGCGGATGATGGAGCGCGAGAAGGAGATCCCCTTCGACGAGTTGGTGCAGATCATCGAGCAGGCGATCCTCATGGCCTACCTCAAGCACACCAACCCCGGCCAGCACGGGCACGCCAACCCCGACGGCGCGCGCGCCCACCTCGACCGCAAGACCGGCCATGTGTCCGTGTACGTGCCGGAGCGCGACGAGGACGGCGAGGTCATCGGGGAGGTCGAGGACAGCCCGAGCGACTTCGGCAGGATCGCGGCGTTCGCCGCCAAGCAGGTCATCAATCAGCGCCTCCGGGATCTCGCGGACGACGCGGTGCTCGGCGAGTTCCGCGGCCGTGAGGGCGACATCGTGGCGGGTGTCATCCAGCAGGGGCCGAACCCGCGCATGGTGCACATCGACCTCGGCACCGTCGAGGCGATCCTGCCCCCTGAGGAGCAGATCCCCGGCGAGGAGTACCCGCACGGTCAGCGCATCCGCGTGTACGTCACGAGCGTGGCCAAGGGCCCCAAAGGCCCCTCGATCACCGTCTCCAGGACGCATCCTGCGCTGGTCCGAAAGCTGTTCGCGCTCGAGGTCCCCGAGATCGCCTCCGGGGTGGTCGAGATCGTGTCCCTCGCCCGTGAGGCCGGTCACCGAACCAAGATCGCGGTGCGGGCCAACCAGCCGGGCGTGAATGCCAAGGGCGCGTGCATCGGCGAGCTCGGCCAGCGAGTGCGGGCGGTCACGTCCGAGCTCGGCAGCGAGAAGATCGACATCGTCGACTGGAACGAGGACCTCGCGACCTTCGTCGCCTCTGCGCTCTCACCCGCGAAGGTGACCAGCGCGTTCGTGATCGACGAGTCCATGAAAGCCGTCCGCGCGCTGGTGCCGGACTACCAGCTGTCGCTCGCGATCGGCAAGGAAGGGCAGAACGCCCGTCTCGCCGCGAAGCTCACGGGCGCGAAGATCGACATCCAGCCCGACTCGGTGCTCGACGAGGCGTGA
- a CDS encoding YlxR family protein: MEPVRTCIGCRARAPRSSLLRVVLRESQVVTDVSAVLPGRGAWLHPTLECYRLAERRRAFGRALRTHGALDIHEVENRLNG; the protein is encoded by the coding sequence ATGGAACCCGTCAGAACGTGCATCGGTTGCCGAGCACGCGCCCCACGATCCTCTCTTCTGAGGGTCGTGCTCCGAGAATCCCAGGTCGTCACCGATGTGTCGGCCGTGCTTCCCGGGCGGGGTGCGTGGCTGCATCCGACGCTCGAGTGCTACCGGCTCGCCGAGCGGAGACGTGCCTTCGGGCGCGCACTCCGTACGCATGGCGCGCTGGACATCCATGAAGTAGAGAACAGGCTGAACGGCTAA
- the infB gene encoding translation initiation factor IF-2, with the protein MAAKPRVHEIASELGVDSKIALEKLKEMGEYVKGPSSSIEPPVARRLKAALEASGVKTQAAPAAGGASKPGASRPAAPKPGPKPGPQAPVAETAPEAPTPAPMSVAERQAQAEKARAEKAEQAQAEQAQAGQAEQAPASESGEGGASASDAVKPAAPKPAGAASRPGPKPGGARPGNNPFASSQGMGQRPAQPRPGNNPFASSQGMGQRPSPGNIPRPQAPRPGAPRPGAPRPGGAGRPGGGAPRPGAPRPGGFRPGAPGGAGRPGGPGGAGGGFQRPGGGFGGPRPAGGGGRGRGPGGGTAGAFGRGGGKSKSRKSKRTKRAEFEMREAPSLGGVSVPRGDGDTVIRLRRGSSISDFADKIDANPGSLVTVLFHLGEMATATESLDEATFQVLGEELGYKIQVVSPEDEDRELLEGFDIDLDQELEDEGDDVLVARPPVVTVMGHVDHGKTRLLDAIRNANVVAGEAGGITQHIGAYQVHTEHDGVDRAITFIDTPGHEAFTAMRARGAQVTDIAILVVAADDGIMPQTIEALNHAQSANVPIVVAVNKIDKPDANPAKVRQQLTEFGLVAEEYGGDVLFVDVSARENIGIQELLDAVLLTADAGLDLRANPDKDARGVAIEAKLDKGRGAVATVLIQSGTLKVGDAIVAGTAYGRVRAMTDENGDPVPAATPSRPVQVQGLSSVPRAGDTFLVTEEDRTARQIAEKREAAERNAQLAKARKRISLEDFTRALEEGKVEALNLIIKGDVSGAVEALEESLMKIEVDDSVQLRILHRGVGAVTESDIDLATIDNAIVIGFNVRPDVKARERAAREGVDVRFYNVIYNAIDDIEASLKGMLKPEYEEVQSGVAEIREVFRSSKFGNIAGVVVRSGTITRNAKARVIRDGVVVGDGLAIESLRRFKDDVTEVRTDFEAGIGLGKYNDIQVGDEIETIEMREKPRA; encoded by the coding sequence GTGGCTGCCAAACCACGCGTACACGAGATCGCGTCAGAGCTCGGGGTCGACAGCAAGATCGCCCTTGAGAAGCTCAAAGAGATGGGCGAATACGTCAAGGGCCCGTCGTCCTCGATCGAGCCCCCCGTCGCCCGCCGGCTGAAGGCCGCGCTCGAGGCATCCGGGGTGAAGACCCAGGCCGCGCCCGCGGCCGGTGGTGCGAGCAAGCCGGGCGCGTCCCGCCCCGCCGCACCGAAGCCCGGCCCGAAGCCGGGCCCGCAGGCCCCGGTCGCCGAGACCGCGCCCGAAGCGCCGACGCCCGCGCCGATGTCGGTCGCAGAGCGCCAGGCCCAGGCCGAGAAGGCGCGCGCCGAGAAGGCCGAGCAGGCGCAGGCTGAGCAGGCCCAGGCCGGGCAGGCCGAGCAGGCACCGGCCTCGGAGAGCGGTGAGGGTGGCGCCTCGGCGTCCGACGCCGTGAAGCCCGCCGCGCCGAAGCCAGCGGGCGCTGCGTCGCGTCCCGGCCCCAAGCCCGGCGGCGCCCGCCCCGGCAACAACCCGTTCGCGAGCTCGCAGGGCATGGGCCAGCGCCCGGCGCAGCCGCGCCCCGGCAACAACCCGTTCGCCAGCTCGCAGGGCATGGGCCAGCGCCCGTCGCCCGGCAACATCCCGCGCCCCCAGGCGCCGCGTCCCGGCGCCCCGCGTCCGGGTGCGCCACGTCCCGGCGGCGCCGGTCGCCCCGGTGGCGGCGCTCCGCGTCCCGGCGCCCCGCGTCCGGGCGGCTTCCGTCCGGGTGCTCCGGGCGGCGCGGGTCGTCCCGGTGGTCCCGGTGGCGCCGGCGGCGGCTTCCAGCGTCCCGGTGGCGGCTTCGGCGGCCCGCGTCCCGCGGGCGGCGGCGGTCGTGGCCGCGGCCCCGGCGGCGGTACGGCCGGTGCGTTCGGTCGTGGCGGCGGCAAGAGCAAGTCGCGCAAGTCGAAGCGGACGAAGCGGGCAGAGTTCGAGATGCGGGAGGCTCCGTCGCTCGGTGGCGTGAGCGTGCCCCGCGGCGACGGCGACACCGTCATCCGGCTGCGTCGCGGATCCTCGATCTCCGACTTCGCCGACAAGATCGACGCGAACCCCGGCTCGCTCGTCACGGTGCTGTTCCACCTCGGTGAGATGGCGACCGCGACGGAGTCGCTCGACGAGGCCACCTTCCAGGTGCTCGGCGAGGAGCTCGGCTACAAGATCCAGGTCGTCTCGCCCGAAGACGAGGACCGCGAGCTGCTCGAGGGCTTCGACATCGACCTCGACCAGGAGCTCGAGGACGAGGGCGACGACGTGCTCGTGGCGCGTCCGCCGGTCGTGACCGTGATGGGCCACGTCGACCACGGTAAGACGCGCCTGCTCGACGCGATCCGCAATGCCAACGTCGTCGCGGGCGAGGCCGGCGGCATCACCCAGCACATCGGTGCGTACCAGGTGCACACCGAGCACGACGGCGTCGACCGGGCGATCACCTTCATCGACACCCCGGGCCACGAGGCGTTCACCGCCATGCGTGCCCGTGGTGCCCAGGTGACCGACATCGCGATCCTCGTGGTCGCGGCGGACGACGGCATCATGCCGCAGACGATCGAGGCGCTGAACCACGCGCAGTCGGCGAACGTGCCGATCGTGGTCGCGGTGAACAAGATCGACAAGCCCGACGCCAACCCGGCGAAGGTGCGCCAGCAGCTCACCGAGTTCGGGCTCGTGGCCGAGGAATACGGCGGCGACGTCCTGTTCGTCGACGTCTCGGCCCGTGAGAACATCGGCATCCAGGAACTGCTCGACGCGGTGCTGCTCACCGCCGACGCCGGCCTCGACCTCCGCGCGAACCCCGACAAGGACGCACGTGGTGTGGCCATCGAGGCGAAGCTCGACAAGGGCCGCGGTGCCGTGGCGACCGTGCTCATCCAGTCGGGCACGCTGAAGGTCGGCGACGCGATCGTCGCGGGCACGGCCTACGGGCGCGTCCGGGCGATGACCGACGAGAACGGCGACCCGGTGCCGGCGGCGACGCCGTCGCGGCCGGTGCAGGTGCAGGGTCTCTCGAGCGTCCCGCGCGCCGGTGACACCTTCCTCGTCACCGAGGAAGACCGCACCGCGCGTCAGATCGCCGAGAAGCGCGAGGCCGCCGAGCGCAACGCGCAGCTGGCGAAGGCCCGGAAGCGCATCTCGCTCGAGGACTTCACGCGTGCACTCGAAGAGGGCAAGGTCGAGGCGCTCAACCTCATCATCAAGGGTGACGTGTCGGGTGCCGTCGAGGCGCTCGAGGAGTCGCTCATGAAGATCGAGGTCGACGACTCGGTGCAGCTGCGCATCCTGCACCGCGGTGTGGGCGCCGTGACCGAGTCGGACATCGACCTGGCCACGATCGACAATGCGATCGTGATCGGCTTCAATGTGCGACCCGATGTGAAGGCGCGCGAGCGTGCCGCCCGCGAGGGCGTCGACGTGCGCTTCTACAACGTCATCTACAACGCGATCGATGACATCGAGGCGTCGCTCAAGGGCATGCTCAAGCCCGAGTACGAAGAGGTCCAGTCGGGTGTCGCCGAGATCCGCGAGGTGTTCCGCTCCTCGAAGTTCGGCAACATCGCCGGTGTCGTCGTGCGATCGGGAACGATCACGCGCAACGCCAAGGCCCGCGTCATCCGCGACGGTGTCGTGGTCGGCGACGGCCTCGCGATCGAGTCGCTCCGCCGGTTCAAGGACGACGTCACCGAGGTCCGTACGGACTTCGAGGCAGGTATCGGCCTCGGCAAGTACAACGACATCCAGGTCGGCGACGAGATCGAGACCATCGAGATGCGCGAGAAGCCTCGCGCGTAA
- the rbfA gene encoding 30S ribosome-binding factor RbfA, with the protein MADPQRARKMADRIKEIVARRLDKGLRDPRLGFVTITDVRVTGDLQHASVFYTVYGSEEERRDSALALKAATGMLRTEVGRNLTSRLTPSLEFIADAIPENAEHIEALLREARTRDAESAGLAQSAQYAGDPDPYVKPRDLDEDDDEDADELDDEASDLSDDAEAGGAR; encoded by the coding sequence ATGGCAGACCCACAGCGGGCCAGGAAGATGGCCGACCGCATCAAAGAGATCGTGGCGCGACGGCTCGACAAGGGGCTGCGCGACCCGCGGCTCGGGTTCGTGACGATCACCGATGTCCGGGTGACCGGCGACCTCCAGCACGCCTCGGTGTTCTACACCGTGTACGGCAGCGAGGAGGAACGTCGCGACTCGGCCCTCGCGTTGAAGGCCGCGACCGGGATGCTCCGCACCGAGGTGGGCCGCAACCTCACGTCGCGGCTGACGCCGTCGCTCGAGTTCATCGCCGACGCGATCCCCGAGAACGCCGAGCACATCGAGGCGCTGCTGCGCGAGGCGCGCACACGCGACGCGGAGAGCGCCGGTCTGGCGCAGTCCGCGCAATACGCCGGCGACCCCGACCCCTACGTCAAGCCGCGCGATCTCGACGAGGACGACGACGAGGACGCGGACGAGCTCGACGACGAGGCATCCGACCTCTCAGACGACGCGGAGGCGGGCGGCGCCCGCTGA
- a CDS encoding HhH-GPD family protein produces the protein MPRSSPARFADAVVGWFAGAARPLPWRAADRSAWAVLVSEFMLQQTQVSRVLPKWEAWMARWPTPAALAAEPAAEAVRAWDRLGYPRRALWLHRAATELVERHGGEVPRDLDALLALQGVGPYTARAIAAFAFGDRHPVVDTNTRRVIARAIEGRARADAPSAARDLAAMEALLPADRDAAHAFNAGAMELGATVCTARAPKCEVCPVARMCAWRAAGYPEASGPAPRRPARFEGSDRQVRGLVMRELRAAHGPVSRAELASLWADAEQLERAIAGLVADGLAVAVAEDDGYALPHS, from the coding sequence ATGCCTCGTTCCTCCCCCGCCCGGTTCGCCGACGCCGTCGTCGGGTGGTTCGCGGGCGCTGCGCGCCCACTGCCCTGGCGTGCGGCCGACCGCTCGGCGTGGGCGGTGCTGGTGAGCGAGTTCATGCTCCAGCAGACGCAGGTCTCACGCGTGCTGCCGAAGTGGGAGGCGTGGATGGCACGCTGGCCGACGCCCGCCGCGCTCGCGGCCGAACCGGCCGCTGAGGCCGTACGTGCGTGGGATCGGCTCGGCTACCCGCGGCGGGCGCTCTGGCTGCATCGCGCCGCGACCGAGCTGGTCGAACGGCACGGCGGCGAGGTGCCGCGCGATCTCGACGCGCTGCTCGCGCTGCAGGGCGTCGGCCCGTACACGGCGCGGGCGATCGCCGCCTTTGCGTTCGGCGACCGTCACCCGGTCGTCGACACCAACACCCGGCGCGTGATCGCGCGGGCGATCGAGGGCCGGGCGCGGGCCGATGCGCCGTCGGCGGCGCGCGATCTGGCCGCCATGGAGGCACTGCTCCCCGCGGACCGTGATGCGGCGCACGCGTTCAACGCCGGCGCCATGGAGCTCGGCGCGACCGTGTGCACGGCGCGGGCGCCGAAGTGCGAGGTGTGCCCCGTGGCACGGATGTGCGCCTGGCGAGCCGCGGGCTACCCCGAGGCATCCGGCCCTGCCCCGCGCCGGCCGGCGAGGTTCGAGGGCAGCGACCGCCAGGTGCGCGGTCTGGTCATGCGCGAGCTGCGAGCCGCGCACGGCCCGGTCTCGCGCGCCGAACTCGCGTCGCTCTGGGCCGATGCCGAGCAGCTCGAGCGGGCGATCGCGGGGCTGGTCGCCGACGGGCTCGCCGTCGCGGTCGCCGAGGACGACGGCTACGCGCTGCCCCACTCGTAG
- a CDS encoding nucleoside/nucleotide kinase family protein — MELVTTPRVRFLRAVADVVLERYGRGRMIVAVTGPAGAEASRFADDLRDVLAERDHTVFRAHLDDFHRSREAQSAFGPDTPERYVRYGFDESALLRSLVEPFRMGGSAAFVTRVLDAARDAWVEPKWITGPEDAILVIDGRFLLRDRLARLWDYRIAIDGEPTDPADVIAYAERDPRTVADLVLDLSDPGHPRAV, encoded by the coding sequence ATGGAGCTGGTGACGACGCCGAGGGTGCGCTTCCTGCGTGCGGTTGCCGATGTGGTGCTCGAGCGGTACGGCCGCGGGCGCATGATCGTGGCCGTCACGGGACCGGCCGGGGCCGAGGCATCCCGATTCGCCGACGACCTGCGCGACGTGCTCGCCGAACGCGACCACACGGTGTTCCGCGCGCACCTCGACGACTTCCACCGCTCGCGCGAAGCGCAGTCCGCGTTCGGCCCGGACACGCCCGAGCGCTATGTGCGCTACGGGTTCGACGAGTCCGCGCTCCTCAGGTCGCTCGTGGAGCCGTTCCGCATGGGCGGGTCCGCCGCGTTCGTCACGCGAGTGCTCGACGCCGCGCGGGACGCCTGGGTCGAGCCCAAGTGGATCACCGGGCCCGAGGACGCCATCCTCGTCATCGACGGCCGCTTCCTGCTGCGCGACCGGCTGGCGCGCCTCTGGGACTACCGGATCGCCATCGACGGCGAGCCCACCGATCCGGCCGACGTGATCGCGTACGCCGAACGCGACCCGAGGACCGTCGCCGATCTCGTGCTCGATCTCTCGGACCCGGGGCATCCGCGCGCCGTGTGA
- a CDS encoding ketopantoate reductase family protein, with the protein MRIGIIGSGALGGMFAALLTRAGHDVEVTARGRGLEAIREHGIRLSGGYGDVHARVAVADRLTRPADLVLVCTKAHDAEAAIAANRDLADGATVVVVQNGLAGVDTAARLLPASRCFGLLSIIAANHTEPGVVRVTARATSYLGAGDGPPDAEALRIAAMLSEAVPVIAIPGFRGAQWTKLVVNMLNAVPAIVGRSVQEVIADARLRRVVTASMRECVRVGVARGVTFGALQGLSDLRLRVFARLPLAVGQVLPWLMARRMGRVPNLGSTQQSIRRRQPTEVDHLNGAVVAESRLAGVAAPVNAALASLVHEVERDGFLPDERVHAVLAVLAR; encoded by the coding sequence ATGCGCATCGGGATCATCGGCTCGGGCGCGCTCGGCGGCATGTTCGCGGCGCTGCTGACCCGCGCGGGCCACGACGTCGAGGTGACCGCACGCGGTCGTGGTCTCGAGGCGATCCGCGAGCACGGCATCCGGTTGAGCGGCGGATACGGCGACGTGCACGCGAGGGTGGCCGTGGCCGACCGGCTCACGCGTCCTGCCGACCTCGTGCTCGTGTGCACGAAGGCGCACGACGCGGAAGCCGCGATCGCCGCCAACCGGGACCTCGCCGACGGCGCGACCGTCGTCGTCGTGCAGAACGGCCTCGCGGGCGTCGACACCGCCGCCCGGCTCCTGCCCGCGTCCCGCTGCTTCGGTCTCCTCTCGATCATCGCCGCCAACCACACCGAGCCCGGCGTGGTGCGCGTCACGGCGCGCGCGACGAGCTATCTGGGGGCCGGCGACGGCCCTCCCGACGCCGAGGCCCTGCGCATCGCCGCCATGCTCTCGGAGGCCGTACCTGTCATCGCGATCCCGGGATTCCGCGGTGCGCAATGGACGAAGCTCGTGGTGAACATGCTGAACGCCGTGCCCGCCATCGTCGGCCGCAGCGTACAAGAGGTCATCGCCGACGCGCGCCTCCGGCGCGTGGTGACCGCCTCCATGCGCGAGTGCGTGCGGGTCGGTGTGGCGCGGGGCGTCACCTTCGGTGCGCTGCAGGGTCTCAGCGACCTCCGCCTCCGGGTCTTCGCTCGGCTGCCGCTCGCCGTGGGCCAGGTGCTGCCCTGGCTGATGGCGCGACGCATGGGGCGCGTTCCGAACCTCGGGTCGACGCAGCAGAGCATCCGGCGTCGGCAGCCGACCGAGGTCGATCACCTGAACGGGGCGGTCGTCGCCGAGTCCCGGCTCGCGGGCGTCGCCGCGCCCGTCAATGCGGCGCTGGCGTCGCTCGTGCACGAGGTCGAACGCGACGGGTTCCTGCCGGATGAGCGGGTGCACGCGGTGCTCGCGGTGCTCGCGCGCTGA
- the truB gene encoding tRNA pseudouridine(55) synthase TruB: MTSHDVVSRVRRLAGTRKVGHAGTLDPMATGLLLLGVNDATRLLHYLVGLDKEYTATIRLGWGTTTDDAEGEPLTPASAETVAGVDDTAISNGIRDLTGDLEQVPSSVSAIKVDGKRAYHRVRGGETVELAARSVRVSEFEQLAVRRDGASIDVDVRVAVSSGTYVRALARDLGAALGVGGHLTALRRTRVGRFPVTDASALEPLDVAATIVGAADAARSALPVVELDPAAAIDLGHGKRIAAPADAPAATPIAAIVGDRLVAVVERRGDQFRVLTGFPDGGAA, translated from the coding sequence ATGACCAGCCACGACGTCGTCAGCCGCGTGCGGCGCCTCGCCGGCACCCGCAAGGTGGGCCATGCCGGCACCCTCGACCCGATGGCCACCGGCCTGCTCCTGCTCGGCGTCAACGATGCGACCAGGCTCTTGCACTACCTCGTCGGACTCGACAAGGAGTACACGGCGACGATCCGGCTCGGGTGGGGCACGACGACCGACGACGCCGAGGGCGAGCCGCTCACGCCCGCGTCTGCCGAGACCGTCGCGGGCGTCGACGACACCGCCATCTCGAACGGCATTCGCGACCTCACGGGTGACCTCGAGCAGGTGCCGAGCTCGGTGAGCGCGATCAAGGTCGACGGAAAGCGCGCCTACCACCGCGTGCGGGGCGGCGAGACCGTCGAGCTCGCGGCGCGGTCCGTGCGGGTCAGCGAGTTCGAGCAGCTCGCCGTGCGGCGCGACGGGGCCTCGATCGACGTCGACGTGCGGGTCGCGGTCTCCTCGGGCACCTACGTGCGGGCGCTCGCGCGCGATCTCGGTGCAGCGCTCGGCGTCGGCGGGCACCTGACGGCGCTGCGGCGCACGCGGGTGGGCCGGTTCCCGGTGACGGATGCCTCGGCGCTCGAGCCGCTCGACGTCGCCGCGACGATCGTCGGCGCAGCCGACGCGGCGCGGTCGGCGCTGCCGGTCGTCGAGCTCGACCCTGCGGCAGCGATCGACCTCGGCCACGGCAAACGCATCGCAGCCCCGGCGGACGCCCCCGCGGCGACACCGATCGCGGCGATCGTCGGCGACCGGCTCGTCGCCGTCGTCGAGCGTCGCGGCGACCAGTTCCGGGTGCTCACGGGCTTCCCGGACGGAGGCGCCGCATGA
- a CDS encoding bifunctional riboflavin kinase/FAD synthetase, with the protein MRTFEGLASVPAGFGPSAVTIGKFDGVHQGHRAVISELRAVAEARDLRSVVVTFDRNPLALLAPDRCPDALVSVRQKLGLLATTGLDAALVLPFDRALASLAPEEFVRRVLVDTLGARAVLVGADFRFGARGAGDVALLERLGGELGFAVELIGDVRPEGERRVSSTWVRELLAEGDVRHAARLLGHAPTVSGIVVHGAARGRELGFPTANLSPDSEGLIPADGVYAGWLSDAGTRYPAAISVGNNPTFEGVPRKQVEAYVLDRELDLYDRLVEVEFVDRIRGMIAFDSIDALIARMRDDVDVARELLE; encoded by the coding sequence GTGAGGACCTTCGAAGGGCTGGCTTCGGTGCCGGCCGGATTCGGGCCGTCGGCGGTCACGATCGGCAAGTTCGACGGGGTCCACCAGGGCCACCGGGCGGTCATCTCGGAGCTCCGCGCCGTCGCCGAGGCGCGCGACCTCCGCTCCGTGGTCGTGACGTTCGATCGCAACCCGCTCGCGCTGCTCGCGCCCGACCGCTGCCCCGACGCCCTTGTGAGCGTCCGGCAGAAGCTGGGGCTGCTCGCGACGACGGGACTCGACGCCGCGCTCGTGCTGCCCTTCGACCGGGCGCTCGCGAGTCTCGCACCCGAGGAGTTCGTGCGGCGCGTGCTCGTCGACACGCTCGGCGCGCGCGCGGTGCTCGTGGGCGCCGACTTCCGGTTCGGCGCGCGAGGGGCCGGCGACGTCGCCCTCCTCGAGCGGCTGGGCGGCGAGCTCGGCTTCGCGGTCGAGCTCATCGGGGATGTGCGACCCGAGGGGGAGCGGCGGGTGTCGTCCACCTGGGTCCGCGAGCTCCTGGCGGAGGGTGACGTCCGGCACGCCGCTCGTCTGCTCGGGCACGCGCCGACGGTGTCGGGCATCGTCGTGCACGGCGCCGCGCGCGGCCGTGAGCTCGGATTTCCGACGGCCAACCTCTCGCCCGACTCGGAGGGGCTCATCCCCGCCGACGGCGTGTACGCGGGCTGGCTCAGCGACGCGGGCACGCGGTACCCGGCCGCGATCTCGGTGGGCAACAACCCGACGTTCGAGGGTGTGCCGCGCAAGCAGGTCGAGGCGTACGTGCTCGACCGCGAGCTCGACCTCTACGACCGGCTGGTCGAGGTCGAGTTCGTGGACCGGATCCGCGGCATGATCGCGTTCGACAGCATCGATGCGCTGATCGCACGCATGCGTGACGACGTCGACGTCGCGCGAGAGCTCCTCGAGTGA